The Candidatus Coatesbacteria bacterium region TCTGGCGGCACACCACCACCGCATGACCCGCCCGTTGCTGACTGCCTATCGCAAAAGCGCGTTATCGATATGGACAGGTCCGTCGTTAAGTGAGCCCTCACTTGCCGGTAAGTGGTTAATCTAGTTTGGCATCATCGAGAAGAAATCAACACCAGCTTCGGCGAATACTGTTGACGAGACGGTTGCCAATATCTGATCAATCTGCCGCCTCGGGTCCACGGGAGCTGGTCAGGCGGCCGCTGATAGCGTATAATGAACGGGCGTGAGCCTTGGAGGTCCCACCGGTGTTCGAGATCCAGTTCGGCATCAAAGACCTGATCGACATCCTGATCGTAGCCTTTATCGTCTACGAGCTGTTGGTGATGATCAAGGGCACTCGGGCGGTGCAGATGCTGCTGGGGCTGCTGTTGATCGTTCTGGCAGCCATCTTCGCCGAGCTTCTCGGTCTGCGCGCCCTGAGTTTCCTCTTCGGCAACTTCCGCACCGTCTGGATCATCACCTTCATCATCCTTTTCCAGCCCGAGCTGCGCCAGGTACTGGCCCACTTCGGCCAGAACCGCTTCATCCGTTTCTTCATCGGCACCGAGACCAACTACATCGACGAGGTCGTCGACGCCGTCCGGGAGTGCATCGAGCGCAAGATCGGCGCCCTGGTCGTCTTCGAATACTCCGACGGCCTGCGCTACTACGTCGACCGCGGGGTCAAGCTCGGGGCCAAGCTGACCTCGGAGCTGCTGGTGACCATCTTCACCGATCGCTCCCCCCTCCACGACGGCGCGACCATCATTCAGAACGGGCTGATCGCCGCCTCGGGCACCATGCTGCCCCTGGCCGATCCCCCGGGACTGTCACGCACCTACGGCGCCCGCCACCGGGCCGCCCTGGGCATCAGCGAGGAATCCGACGCCGTCGCCGTGGTGGTCAGCGAGGAGCGCCAGGTGGCCTCGATCGCCCGCAACGGGCGGCTGACCGAGTACAAGCTCGACGAGCTGCACCGGCTGCGCGCGGACTTGGTCAAGATCTTCGGTCACGAGTAGAGCGCAGGAAGCGGGACCGGCAGCAACCTCCGGCACGTTTCTTGCAGCAGCCCATGTCTAGGGGAAGCACTCCACGCATCGAGCCGAAGAGGACGTCCACGCCCCCAACGCTCCAGCGATCCGTCCCGGCCGATCGCAGCCCGTCGCGACGATACACCTTGCCACACCCACGGGGATTAACCACCCGCCGATGACACCCAAGAGCAGCAACAGCCTGAATCTAGATGGTATCTGGCGGAGCCTCAAGCGCAATTGGGGCCTCAAGCTGGCCGCCCTGCTGGTGGCCTGTGCCCTCTGGCTGTACTCCACGGCCACCGCTGAGCGCACCCGGGTCTTCAACGTTCCCGTCAACCTGGTCAACGTCCCGCCGGGTACCGTGGTTACCGCGGGCAACGAGCGCAGCGTGCCGGTGCAGATCCGGGGCAGCGGGATGGACCTCCTCGCCGTCAGCGACGAGGATTTCAGCGCCGAGATCGACCTCCAGGGCCATCGTCCCGGTACCTTCATCCACCGTCTGACTACCAGCGACATCACCACCCCACCGGACTACGGCTTCAAGGTCGTCAGTCTGGTCAGCCAGGACCAGCTGCGGATAGCCCTGGACGCCGAGAAGGTCAGTCTGGTCAAGGTCCGTCCGCGGATCATCGGCCACCCGCCCGAGGGCACTCTGCTGGCCGACGCCGCCAGCCAGCCGGCCTGGGTCCGGCTGCGCGGTCCCGCCTCGGCCCTCGAGGGTATCGACTACATCGAGACCGCTCCGGTCAGCGTCGCCGGCGTCAGCAAGTCCTCCAGCATCCAGGTGGCCCTGATGCCCACCTCGCCGGGGATCGAACTCGTCGACGGCCGCCTCGTCGTCGTCAACCTCGAACTCGTTCCCGAACAGGTCGTCGACCGCAGCCTGCCCCTCGAGGTCGAGGGCCTGCCCGCGGGCCTGAGCGCCGAACTCGAACCCGACTCCGTCGAGGCCGTCCTCTCCCTGGCCGCCGAGGCGGAACTCGACGAGCCGCTGCGCGCCGTCGTCGTACCGCCGCTGTGGCTCTCCGGCGAGTACGAGGTTCCGGTCCGGCTGCTCCTGCCGCCCGAGGTCTACATCAAGAGCCTCAACCCGCCCCGGGTGACCCTGCGCCTGAGCGGCGCAGACTAACCCCGCCCCGCGCCGGTTCCATCCCCAAGCCAACCCGACCCCGGGAGGTCGCCGTGACGCGCCGCATTATCCCAGTCCTGCTCCTCGCCGTCCTGTGCGCCGCGGCCCTGGAGACCGAGCCGGTGGACGAGGCCCTGCGTCCGGCCATCAGCGCCTACCGCGAGGGCCGTCTCGAAGAAGCCGAGGCCCTGCTCGTCGACTACCTCTACGAGGCCCCCGAGGGTGAGC contains the following coding sequences:
- a CDS encoding TIGR00159 family protein encodes the protein MEVPPVFEIQFGIKDLIDILIVAFIVYELLVMIKGTRAVQMLLGLLLIVLAAIFAELLGLRALSFLFGNFRTVWIITFIILFQPELRQVLAHFGQNRFIRFFIGTETNYIDEVVDAVRECIERKIGALVVFEYSDGLRYYVDRGVKLGAKLTSELLVTIFTDRSPLHDGATIIQNGLIAASGTMLPLADPPGLSRTYGARHRAALGISEESDAVAVVVSEERQVASIARNGRLTEYKLDELHRLRADLVKIFGHE